Proteins from a genomic interval of Quercus robur chromosome 9, dhQueRobu3.1, whole genome shotgun sequence:
- the LOC126700626 gene encoding uncharacterized protein LOC126700626, translating into MDWFREVIHHCGFTDLGYTGSPFTWSRNHPVDGRTYIRLDRALATIAWKSLFQNTIIQHVPTFASDQSMLIVNLPSIWHRQPKSQPPFCFEAMWLRDLRCAEVTQEAWMEGLYKPKGTPITNYLDNCRARLTSWNKMEFGHIGCQIARLE; encoded by the coding sequence ATGGACTGGTTCCGTGAAGTGATCCATCACTGTGGTTTCACGGACTTGGGCTATACTGGCTCTCCATTTACTTGGTCTCGAAATCATCCTGTTGATGGCCGAACCTACATCCGCTTGGACCGAGCACTTGCCACCATAGCATGGAAGTCACTTTTCCAAAACACTATCATACAGCATGTGCCAACGTTCGCTTCAGATCAATCCATGCTCATAGTCAATCTCCCTTCAATATGGCATCGACAACCTAAATCACAGCCTCCATTCTGCTTTGAAGCAATGTGGTTAAGGGACCTTCGCTGTGCCGAAGTCACTCAAGAAGCATGGATGGAAGGGCTCTACAAACCAAAGGGTACACCTATCACAAACTACCTTGACAATTGCAGGGCTCGCTTAACATCATGGAACAAAATGGAATTTGGCCATATTGGATGCCAAATAGCACGGTTGGAATAG
- the LOC126700627 gene encoding uncharacterized protein LOC126700627, protein MSVFKLPNTLCDEMISLVRSFWWGQTNGRNKMAWLSWDKVCVPKSNGGLGFRNLKAFNLALLAKQGWRLQTNTHSLVHRVLKARYFPNTDFLHAELGSKPPFAWRSIMVAQEVVKAGSRWQVGNGSSIQIWLDKWLPTHSIFRVISPTGTLPQDSRVCTLIDEETGEWKADMIREFVDFIWHLIFIQHVGKELLELVVTIAWCMWYTRNKACHGTTRQSSQEIIFKARSMIKSYQLARLEKPHHKEPADIRWIPSDFPWYKINIDAAVFTVSKSVGIGVVVRDHEGLVVGLVAALSKRMPLPLGPFDAEAKAMHEAVTFAKDIGLQDVIFETDSAILSTALNDISTAPTSIDNVIQDTHHSLQAFRRTQIQHVKRIGNKLAHTLAHHAKGIDDYVTWIEETPPCIEPIVFQDALSV, encoded by the exons ATGAGTGTTTTCAAACTCCCAAATACACTTTGTGATGAGATGATTAGCTTGGTGCGCTCCTTCTGGTGGGGCCAAACAAATGGAAGAAATAAAATGGCATGGTTGTCATGGGATAAAGTCTGTGTTCCAAAATCCAATGGTGGCTTGGGATTTCGAAATCTAAAGGCTTTCAACTTGGCACTTCTCGCCAAGCAAGGATGGAGACTTCAAACAAACACCCATTCCCTAGTTCACCGTGTTCTCAAAGCTCGCTACTTTCCAAATACTGACTTCTTACATGCAGAGTTGGGCTCAAAACCTCCCTTTGCTTGGAGAAGCATCATGGTTGCACAAGAGGTGGTCAAGGCGGGCAGCAGATGGCAAGTGGGAAATGGCTCCTCGATCCAGATTTGGCTTGACAAGTGGCTGCCTACACACTCCATTTTTCGAGTCATCTCGCCGACGGGCACACTACCTCAAGACTCACGGGTTTGCACCCTCATAGATGAGGAAACGGGTGAATGGAAAGCAGACATGATTCG GGAATTCGTGGACTTCATTTGGCATCTCATCTTCATCCAACATGTAGGCAAGGAGCTGCTTGAACTGGTGGTCACCATTGCATGGTGTATGTGGTATACAAGGAACAAAGCCTGCCATGGGACCACACGACAGTCCAGCCAAGAGATAATCTTCAAAGCCCGAAGCATGATTAAGAGCTACCAGCTTGCCCGCCTGGAGAAACCTCATCATAAGGAGCCAGCAGATATACGGTGGATTCCGTCGGACTTCCCGTGGTACAAGATCAACATCGATGCCGCTGTCTTCACCGTCTCCAAGTCTGTGGGAATTGGTGTTGTGGTTCGTGACCATGAGGGGTTAGTTGTGGGCCTTGTGGCAGCTCTGAGCAAGCGCATGCCACTGCCGTTGGGACCTTTTGATGCCGAAGCAAAAGCCATGCATGAAGCGGTCACTTTCGCCAAAGATATTGGACTCCAGGACGTCATTTTCGAGACAGACTCTGCCATTCTTTCAACTGCCTTGAATGATATCTCAACGGCACCAACCAGCATTGACAACGTCATACAGGACACTCATCACAGCTTGCAAGCTTTTCGAAGAACACAAATACAGCATGTTAAGCGAATTGGAAATAAGCTAGCACACACTTTGGCCCATCATGCCAAAGGAATAGATGACTATGTTACTTGGATTGAGGAAACTCCACCATGTATTGAACCTATTGTTTTTCAGGATGCTCTATCCGTTTAG
- the LOC126700628 gene encoding uncharacterized protein LOC126700628 — MASSKNVRKSVVDDSSADEYVGPITRSRSKAFDRLQPQPTQENQSPAVISLDFLANRKATTEDSSASKDLGTSNESSPTKTFSINSSPVMRNLRSEAPLTHPVSSFSPSSIEVMPVMMTNTSTMEEKMAEMEQRVILLTKALEEKDVKIATLMNKLEVQDSGESSLDPEQPPGFTFKGGNAKGDKGKGGEGTSQHGHSTSMASMSVQQLQDMITNTIRAQYGGNPKQHIAHFVETCENAGTQGGLFVKQFVRSLKGNAFDWYTDLEPESIDSWEQLEREFLNRFYSTRRTVSMMELTNTKQWKDEPVVDYINRWRSLSLDCKDRLTKISAIEMCIQGMHWGLLYILQGVKPRTFEELATRAHDMELSISSHGNTKPPVPEERKERREIRKNDRNAKSNIKDSMNVNPAPVKISTKNVKANEKRPEGGQQRETRRSSLKEWEQKVYPFLDADMPEMLEQLLKLKLIELPECKRPEEMRKVDDPNYCRYHRIISHPIQKCFVLKELIMKLAKERKIDLDFNDIAQSNLVTFSCGLPSSMSPTTRQGANTTLIHFGSLEPVQVQLSQKAPHYNSNDDKRSTTDEEEGWTMVVRKRWKKKRAFPLHLITRESRRAQNQIQPWSKRMSDKRQGRLKTKVYEDSAQTRKSRKLITLEEFFPRKFFQNDLAEAVHTVSRCEIQDEKKDVDHGDPKETLSSLEELQSQVDEVEPLQSSTSPKEVLTQALEEPEIYAPHTNTLQQTQGCYACSPDLTFTDEDLLLGSKPHNRPLYVSGYAREQRIERILVDGGSAVNILPKMTMKRLGFTMEELSHSRLVIQGFNQGGQRAIGVIHLELSIGELKSNVLFHVIDARTTYNMLLGRPWIHENGIVPSTLHQCFKFFQNGIKKVDADLKPFAETEAHFADAKFYAKEDISSEVLPVEIPSMKSKQDEKEHVKFIAKKDISSPKKGPEPFLRYIPLSHRKNGQSPFAECLQPTKDMGRPAKLTMEDVAILKENHVMPLTSSTNPLPSKPLNGFVRSSKSPIEHGILPSERTKEWYDPKAYRLLAKAGYDFSKQEDLGKLIPEATGEKMHGLSKTQRKMRLEGHKIPIPKTGLGYTPEQPAQIWTKKRSDPSSSQYITVEVGESSNQRKDHSSPHVSVFDRIEPSSSRITVFDRLNTTCSTSNRDTLACKSVFDRLGATKRPIDSHSQSSLNFDVQREKRANDEIRSSIPSRMKRNFTLEINTEGSLKVKRRTIVHTSQSPVHDEEIEEVSSSFHITIEEGTLLDAEATNEEVDEAPPALEDEGQATVDELKEINLETVEEPRPTFISALLTPEEEEGYLKLLVEYKDVFAWTYKEMPGLNPSIALHHLAVKKGVRPVKQAQRRFRPELIPQIETEVNKLIEAGFIREVQYPEWIANIVPVKKKNGQIRVCVDFRDLNNACPKDDFPLPITEVMVDATTGHEALSFMDGSSGYNQIRMNPKDEQLTAFRTPKGIYCYKVMPFGLKNAGATYQRAMQKIFDNVLHKYVECYVDDLVVKTKRREDHLADLRSVFTRLRKYQLKMNPRKCAFGVTSGKFLGFIVRHRGIEIDQSKIEAIQKMPEPKNLQELRGLQGKLAYIRRFISNLAGRCQPFNRLMKKDVHFEWDEACSNAFARIKRYLLNPPVLGAPIPGKPLVLYIAAQEKSLGALMAQENKEGKERALYYLSRTLNGAELNYSPIEKMCLALFFAIDKLEHYMQAYIVRLIAKADPIKYVLSRPVVSGRIARWAVLLQQYDLAYIPQKAVKGQALADFLADHPVPSDWEFSDDFPDEDVFYIEEMPPWIMLFDGAARREGAGAGVVFVSPQRQILLYSFSLSELCSNNIAEYQALIIGLQMAIEMGIPQLEIFGDSKLIINQILEQYDVKKEDLIPYCKYAKKLLANFEAITLEHIPRKENRQADALANLATALALSQEETTKVAISQRWVVPLVVEEEEEEQANIISVCLVEKEDWRQVIIEYLQHGRLPDDKRHKTEIRRRAARFIYYKDTLFRRSFDGLFLRCLGEEEAKQALEEAHSGICGAHQSGPKLHYRIKRMGYYWPTMVQDSMECAKKCEACQYHANFIHQPPEPLHPTVASWPFDAWGLDAIGPLPKSSGGHLYILAATDYFSKWAEAVPLREVKKETVVNFIRTHLIYRYGVPRYIITDNGKPFYNRLMTELCEKFEFKQYNSSMYNAPANGLAEAFNKTLGSLLKKVVSKTKRDWHERIGEALWAYRTTFRTPTQATPYSLVYGVEAVLPLERQIPSLRIAIQEGLTGEKNAKLRLQELEALDEKRLEAQQRLECYQARLSSAFNKRVKPRSFQVGELVLAVRRPIITTHRTGNKFTSKWDGPYVVQEVYTNGAYKLIDNDGRSSTALDLQNPKISGPNDKPRAATRHQKIRQTLTRRHAPPASFTRSHAPGGFLTRSHALAGFQALTRSMTSWMTSSSYNRLDPLPRSDLDRPGNLTRIRTA; from the exons ATGGCCTCTAGCAAGAATGTCCGAAAATCAGTGGTTGATGATTCCAGTGCTGATGAGTATGTCGGCCCAATCACTCGCAGTCGATCCAAAGCTTTTGATCGACTCCAACCTCAAccaacccaagaaaaccaatctCCTGCTGTCATCTCTTTGGACTTTCTTGCAAATAGGAAAGCTACCACTGAAGATTCATCTGCCTCGAAAGATTTAGGGACCAGTAATGAATCATCCCCAACAAAGACCTTTTCCATCAACTCTTCACCCGTGATGAGAAACTTAAGGAGTGAAGCACCTCTAACTCATCCTGTTTCATCATTTTCTCCATCATCTATAGAGGTCATGCCAGTAATGATGACTAACACctctaccatggaagaaaaAATGGCTGAAATGGAACAAAGGGTCATCCTTCTCACAAAGGCACTTGAAGAAAAGGATGTCAAAATTGCAACCCTAATGAACAAGCTGGAGGTACAAGATTCGGGTGAATCAAGTCTTGACCCCGAGCAGCCACCTGGCTTTACCTTCAAAGGAGGAAATGCCAAgggtgataaaggaaaaggaGGTGAAGGCACTTCTCAACATGGACATTCCACCTCAATGGCCTCGATGTCTGTCCAACAACTGCAGGATATGATTACAAATACCATTCGAGCACAATATGGAG gaaaccctaagcaacACATTGCTCACTTTGTAGAAACTTGCGAGAACGCAGGGACGCAAGGAGGCCTCTTTGTAAAGCAGTTTGTTCGTTCACTGAAAGGGAATGCCTTTGATTGGTATACAGACTTAGAGCCCGAGTCAATCGATAGCTGGGAACAACTTGAAAGGGAGTTTCTCAACCGATTCTACAGCACACGACGCACGGTAAGCATGATGGAGCTTACCAATACTAAACAGTGGAAGGATGAGCCCGTCGTTGATTATATCAATCGGTGGCGTTCTTTGAGTCTAGATTGCAAGGATAGACTTACTAAAATATCTGCTATAGAGATGTGCATCCAAGGCATGCATTGGGGACTTCTTTACATCCTTCAAGGAGTAAAGCCTCGAACATTTGAAGAGTTGGCAACTCGTGCGCATGACATGGAATTAAGTATTTCTAGCCATGGGAATACGAAACCTCCTGTAcctgaagaaaggaaagaaagacgGGAAATAAGGAAAAACGACAGGAATGcaaaaagtaatatcaaagACTCAATGAATGTCAATCCTGCCCCagtcaaaatttcaacaaaaaatgtgaAGGCCAATGAAAAGAGGCCTGAAGGAGGTCAACAACGTGAGACGCGTCGCTCATCACTTAAGGAATGGGAACAAAAGGTCTATCCTTTCCTAGACGCCGATATGCCTGAAATGCTAGAACAACTGCTCAAGTTGAAATTAATTGAATTGCCAGAATGCAAACGACCGGAAGAGATGAGAAAAGTTGATGACCCGAACTATTGTAGGTATCATCGCATCATAAGTCATCCAATCCAAAAATGCTTTGTTCTTAAAGAACTCATCATGAAGCTAGCCAAGGAAAGGAAAATCGACTTGGATTTTAATGATATTGCTCAGTCAAACCTTGTCACATTTTCTTGTGGGTTACCTAGTTCCATGTCTCCAACTACTAGGCAAGGGGCAAATACCACGCTCATCCATTTTGGTTCTCTAGAACCGGTTCAAGTTCAGCTCTCACAAAAAGCACCTCATTATAATTCAAACGATGATAAAAGGTCAACGACGGATGAGGAAGAAGGTTGGACAATGGTTGTGCGCAAGAGATGGAAGAAGAAACGAGCATTCCCTCTTCATTTGATCACCCGAGAGTCCAGAAGAGCACAAAACCAGATTCAGCCTTGGTCAAAAAGAATGAGTGATAAGAGGCAAGGGAGACTGAAAACAAAAGTGTATGAAGATTCAGCACAAACCCGAAAATCTCGGAAGCTCATCACATTGGAAGAATTCTTCCCcagaaaattctttcaaaatgaCTTAGCCGAGGCTGTCCACACAGTTTCTCGTTGCGAAATCCAGGACGAAAAGAAGGACGTTGACCATGGTGATCCAAAAGAGACCTTGTCATCTTTGGAGGAACTCCAATCTCAGGTCGATGAAGTTGAACCCTTGCAATCCTCCACATCACCAAAAGAAGTGCTCACCCAAGCTCTTGAGGAGCCAGAGATATACGCCCCTCATACCAATACACTTCAACAAACACAGGGATGTTACGCGTGCTCTCCAGATTTAACTTTCACTGATGAGGATCTATTGTTAGGCTCTAAGCCCCACAATCGCCCACTCTATGTCTCTGGTTATGCTCGTGAACAAAGGATCGAGCGTATCCTTGTGGATGGAGGTTCAGCCGTTAACATACTTCCAAAAATGACCATGAAACGACTGGGTTTTACTATGGAAGAATTATCACACAGTCGTTTGGTCATCCAAGGTTTTAATCAAGGAGGACAACGTGCAATCGGCGTGATCCACCTAGAATTATCCATTGGGGAATTGAAAAGCAACGTCTTGTTCCACGTCATTGACGCTAGGACGACCTACAACATGTTGTTAGGACGTCCTTGGATCCATGAAAATGGAATAGTGCCATCAACTTTGCATCAATGCTTCAAGTTCtttcaaaatggaataaaaaaggtCGATGCCGATTTAAAGCCTTTTGCAGAAACCGAAGCTCATTTTGCTGATGCAAAATTCTATGCAAAAGAAGACATTTCTAGCGAGGTTCTTCCAGTTGAGATCCCGTCTATGAAAAGTAAACAGGATGAAAAGGAGCATGTTAAATTCATCGCCAAAAAGGACATTTCTTCCCCAAAGAAAGGCCCCGAGCCCTTCCTCCGGTATATACCATTATCACATCGCAAAAATGGACAATCACCATTCGCAGAATGCCTTCAACCTACAAAAGACATGGGAAGACCTGCAAAGCTCACGATGGAGGATGTAGCCatattgaaagaaaatcatGTCATGCCTTTAACTTCATCCACAAACCCTTTGCCCTCGAAGCCGTTAAATGGATTCGTGAGGTCTTCAAAAAGTCCGATAGAGCATGGTATTCTACCAAGTGAGCGGACGAAAGAATGGTACGACCCAAAGGCATATAGACTGTTAGCCAAAGCAGGCTACGATTTCTCAAAACAAGAAGACTTAGGGAAGCTAATTCCAGAAGCCACCGGAGAAAAGATGCATGGCCTTAGCAAAACACAAAGGAAAATGCGGCTTGAAGGGCATAAAATTCCTATCCCAAAAACCGGACTAGGTTATACTCCCGAACAACCAGCTCAGATATGGACCAAGAAAAGAAGCGATCCTTCGAGTTCTCAATACATAACGGTGGAGGTCGGCGAAAgctcaaatcaaagaaaagaccaTTCTTCACCCCATGTCTCAGTGTTTGATCGCATCGAGCCCTCGTCATCACGAATCACAGTGTTCGACAGGCTAAATACAACTTGTTCAACATCAAATCGGGACACTCTTGCTTGTAAATCAGTCTTTGATCGACTGGGGGCAACGAAAAGgcctattgatagtcattctcaAAGTTCATTAAACTTTGACGTTCAAAGGGAGAAGAGAGCCAATGATGAGATCCGCAGTAGCATTCCTTCACGCATGAAACGTAACTTTACCTTGGAGATCAACACTGAAGGATCGCTCAAAGTCAAAAGACGAACGATTGTACATACAAGTCAGTCACCCGTCCATGATGAGGAAATTGAAGAGGTATCATCCTCGTTTCATATTACAATAGAAGAGGGTACACTGTTAGATGCTGAAGCAACCAATGAAGAGGTCGATGAAGCTCCTCCAGCCTTGGAAGATGAAGGACAAGCTACAGTTGATGAACTTAAAGAGATCAATTTAGAAACTGTTGAAGAACCCCGGCCAACTTTCATCAGTGCGCTTCTTAcccctgaagaagaagaaggataccTCAAGCTCCTAGTAGAGTACAAAGATGTGTTCGCTTGGACTTACAAGGAAATGCCTGGGCTCAATCCGAGTATTGCTCTACACCATTTGGCAGTAAAGAAAGGCGTGCGCCCAGTCAAACAAGCTCAAAGACGGTTTCGGCCAGAGCTTATCCCTCAAATAGAAACCGAGGTCAATAAGCTCATTGAAGCAGGCTTCATTCGTGAAGTGCAGTACCCGGAATGGATCGCTAACATCGTCCCTgtcaagaagaagaatggacAAATCCGAGTGTGCGTTGACTTCCGTGATTTGAACAATGCATGTCCCAAAGATGATTTTCCATTACCCATCACTGAGGTCATGGTTGATGCCACTACCGGTCATGAAGCTTTATCTTTCATGGATGGATCTTCGGGTTACAACCAAATTCGAATGAATCCTAAGGATGAGCAGCTTACAGCTTTCCGTACCCCTAAGGGAATTTActgttacaaagtgatgcctttcGGACTAAAGAATGCTGGTGCTACTTATCAACGGGCCATGCAGAAGATCTTTGATAATGTACTTCATAAATACGTGGAGTGTTATGTCGATGATTTGGTggttaaaacaaaaaggagggaAGACCATTTGGCAGATCTACGATCCGTGTTCACCCGCTTGAGAAAGTATCAGCTTAAGATGAACCCCCGCAAATGTGCTTTTGGCGTAACATCTGGAAAATTTCTTGGTTTCATTGTGAGGCACCGCGGTATTGAAATTGACCAGTCCAAAATTGAAGCTATCCAGAAAATGCCAGAGCCCAAGAATCTACAAGAACTTAGAGGCTTGCAGGGAAAACTGGCCTACATACGACGATTTATCTCGAATTTGGCCGGTCGATGTCAACCTTTCAATAGATTGATGAAAAAGGATGTGCACTTTGAATGGGATGAGGCTTGCAGCAATGCTTTTGCACGCATCAAAAGATACTTACTTAATCCTCCAGTTTTAGGTGCTCCTATCCCAGGAAAGCCTTTAGTGCTGTATATTGCGGCCCAAGAAAAGTCTCTAGGTGCTCTTATGGCACAGGAAAATAAAGAGGGGAAAGAAAGAGCCCTTTATTATCTAAGTCGAACTCTCAATGGGGCTGAATTAAATTATTCTCCTATCGAAAAGATGTGCCTCGCTCTTTTCTTTGCCATAGACaaactggagcactacatgcAAGCATATATAGTCCGTTTGATAGCAAAGGCGGATCCAATCAAATATGTCCTCTCCAGGCCAGTGGTTTCGGGTCGTATAGCTCGATGGGCAGTCTTGCTACAACAATATGACCTTGCATACATTCCACAAAAAGCTGTCAAAGGACAAGCATTGGCAGATTTCTTAGCTGATCACCCAGTTCCATCTGATTGGGAGTTCTCCGATGATTTCCCGGATGAAGATGTGTTTTACATTGAAGAAATGCCACCATGGATTATGCTTTTCGATGGGGCTGCACGTCGAGAAGGAGCGGGGGCAGGTGTAGTGTTTGTTTCTCCACAAAGACAAATACTTCTGTACTCGTTCTCATTAAGCGAACTTTGCTCTAACAATATAGCTGAATATCAAGCATTGATTATTGGTCTACAAATGGCCATTGAGATGGGCATACCTCAGCTTGAGATCTTTGGGGATTCCAAATTAATTATCAACCAAATCTTGGAGCAATATGACGTCAAGAAAGAAGACCTCATCCCCTACTGCAAATATGCGAAGAAATTACTAGCAAACTTTGAGGCCATCACATTGGAGCATATACCAAGGAAGGAGAATAGACAGGCCGATGCTTTAGCTAATTTGGCTACTGCCTTAGCATTATCCCAAGAAGAGACAACCAAAGTCGCTATTTCCCAAAGGTGGGTGGTACCTCtcgtggttgaagaagaagaagaagagcaagcCAACATCATTTCTGTATGCCTTGTCGAAAAAGAAGATTGGCGACAAGTGATCATTGAATACCTTCAACATGGAAGACTCCCGGATGATAAACGCCACAAGACTGAAATTCGGCGGAGGGCTGCTCGATTCATTTACTATAAAGACACTCTCTTCCGCCGTTCATTTGATGGATTGTTTCTCCGTTGCTTAGGAGAGGAGGAGGCTAAACAAGCCTTAGAGGAGGCTCATTCTGGCATATGCGGCGCGCATCAGTCAGGTCCTAAGTTACACTATAGGATCAAACGAATGGGTTACTATTGGCCTACAATGGTGCAAGATTCCATGGAATGCGCTAAGAAGTGCGAAGCTTGTCAATATCACGCAAACTTCATCCATCAACCGCCAGAACCTCTACACCCAACTGTAGCTTCTTGGCCTTTTGATGCATGGGGTCTTGATGCGATAGGGCCATTACCAAAGTCATCCGGTGGCCACTTGTACATCTTGGCCGCAACTGACTACTTCTCAAAATGGGCGGAAGCTGTACCCCTTAGggaagtgaagaaagaaacGGTGGTCAATTTCATTCGAACTCATTTGATCTATCGGTATGGTGTCCCTCGGTATATCATAACTGATAATGGCAAACCATTCTACAATAGGCTGATGACAGAGCTATGCGAGaagtttgaatttaaacaatacaaCTCTTCCATGTACAATGCCCCGGCAAATGGACTAGCTGAAGCGTTTAACAAAACACTTGGcagtttgttgaaaaaagtggtATCCAAGACAAAGCGAGACTGGCATGAAAGAATCGGAGAAGCATTATGGGCATATCGAACAACATTTCGAACGCCTACTCAAGCAACGCCATATTCTCTTGTCTACGGAGTTGAAGCCGTCCTTCCTTTAGAACGCCAAATCCCATCATTACGGATTGCCATTCAAGAAGGATTGACTGGAGAAAAAAATGCCAAGCTCAGGTTGCAAGAATTAGAGGCACTTGATGAAAAAAGGCTTGAGGCTCAACAACGCCTTGAATGCTATCAAGCTCGTCTTTCAAGCGCATTCAATAAAAGGGTCAAACCACGATCATTCCAAGTTGGTGAATTAGTCCTCGCCGTTCGAAGACCTATCATCACAACTCATCGTACAGGCAATAAGTTCACTTCAAAATGGGATGGACCTTATGTTGTGCAAGAAGTCTACACTAATGGAGCTTACAAGTTGATTGATAATGATGGT AGATCTTCTACGGCCTTAGATCtacaaaatcccaaaatttcagGCCCAAACGATAAGCCACGCGCCGCCACTCGCCACCAGAAGATCCGGCAAACGCTGACGCGCCGCCACGCGCCTCCAGCTTCTTTCACGCGCTCACACGCGCCGGGAGGTTTCCTCACGCGCTCACACGCGCTGGCAGGTTTTCAAGCGTTGACGCGCTCCATGACGTCATGGATGACGTCATCATCATACAACCGGCTTGACCCGTTGCCCAGATCCGACCTGGACCGACCCGGAAATTTGACCCGGATCCGAACCGcctga